The following proteins come from a genomic window of Microtus ochrogaster isolate Prairie Vole_2 chromosome 7, MicOch1.0, whole genome shotgun sequence:
- the Srebf1 gene encoding sterol regulatory element-binding protein 1 isoform X1 has product MDELPFGEAALEQALAEPCELDAALLTDIEDMLQLINNQDTDFPGLFDAPYAGGEAGDTEPTSPRASSPESLSSASLGSSLEAFLGEPKVTPTSLSSLPSATTDLKIYPSVPPFSPGPGVKEEPVPLTILQPPAAQPSPGTLLPPSFPPPALQLSPAPVLGYPSLPSGFSGTLPGNTQQPPSSLSLASAPGVSPVSLHTQVQSSASQQPLPASTAPRTTAVTSQIQQVPVVLQPHFIKADSLLLTAVKADAGPTMKTAGISTLAAGTAVQAGPLQTLVSGGTILATVPLVVDTDKLPIHRLAAGSKALGSAQSRGEKRTAHNAIEKRYRSSINDKIVELKDLVVGTEAKLNKSAVLRKAIDYIRFLQQSNQKLKQENLTLRSAAHRSQSLKDVVSACGSGGNTDVAMEGVKSEVETLTPPPSDAGSPSQSSPLSFGSRGSSSGASDSEPDSPVFDDSQVKAQQLHSHGMLDRSRLALCALVFLCLTCNPLASLFGWGIPSPSGAAGAHHSSGRSMLEAESRDGSNWTQWLLPPLVWLANGLLVLACLALVFVYGEPVTRPHSGPAVHFWRHRKQADLDLARGDFAQAAQQLWLALQALGRPLPTSNLDLACSLLWNLIRHLLQRLWVGRWLAGQAGGLWRDCGLRMDARASARDAALVYHKLHQLHAMGKYTGGHLAASNLALSALNLAECAGDAVSMATLAEIYVAAALRVKTSLPRALHFLTRFFLSSARQACLAQSGSVPLAMQWLCHPVGHRFFVDGDWAVHGAPQESLYSVAGNPVDPLAQVTRLFCEHLLERALSCVAQPSPGAADGDREFSDALGYLQLLNSCSDAVGAPACSFSVSSSMASTTGTDPVAKWWASLTAVVIHWLRRDEEAAERLYPLVEHMPQVLQETERPLPRAALYSFKAARALLDHRKVESGPASLAICEKASGYLRDSLATTPSGSSIDKAMQLLLCDLLLVARTSLWQRQQSPASAQVAHSASNGPQASALELRGFQQDLSSLRRLAQSFRPAMRRVFLHEATARLMAGASPARTHQLLDRSLRRRAGSSGKGAAAELEPRPTWREHTEALLLASCYLPPAFLSAPGQRVSMLAEAARTVEKLGDHRLLLDCQQMLLRLGGGTTVTSS; this is encoded by the exons ACATGCTTCAGCTCATCAACAACCAAGACACTGACTTCCCTGGCCTGTTTGATGCCCCATATGCAGGGGGCGAGGCAGGAGACACAGAGCCCACCAGCCCCCGTGCCAGCTCTCCTGAAAGCTTGTCTTCTGCTTCTCTGGGCTCCTCTCTGGAAGCCTTCCTGGGGGAACCCAAGGTGACACCTACATCTTTGTCCTCTCTGCCGTCTGCGACCACTGACTTGAAGATATACCCGTCTGTGCCCCCCTTCTCCCCTGGGCCTGGAGTAAAAGAAGAGCCAGTGCCGCTCACCATCTTGCAGCCCCCAGCAGCACAGCCATCACCAGGGACCCTCCTGCCACCGAGCTTCCCTCCACCAGCCCTGCAGCTCAGCCCTGCTCCTGTGCTGGGCTACCCTAGCCTTCCTTCAGGCTTCTCAG GAACCCTTCCTGGAAACACCCAACAGCCACCATCTAGTCTGTCACTGGCCTCTGCACCAGGAGTCTCTCCCGTCTCCTTACACACCCAGGTCCAGAGCTCAGCCTCCCAGCAGCCGCTGCCAGCCTCCACAGCCCCCAGAACAACCGCTGTGACCTCACAGATCCAGCAGGTCCCA GTTGTGCTGCAGCCGCACTTCATCAAGGCAGATTCACTGCTGCTGACAGCTGTCAAAGCAGATGCAGGACCCACGATGAAGACAGCTGGCATCAGCACCCTGGCCGCTGGCACAGCTGTGCAGGCAGGCCCTTTGCAG ACCCTGGTGAGTGGTGGGACCATCCTGGCCACAGTACCGCTGGTTGTGGACACAGACAAACTGCCCATCCACCGACTGGCAGCCGGcagcaaggccctgggctcagctCAGAGCCGTGGTGAGAAGCGCACAGCCCACAATGCCATTGAGAAGCGCTACCGTTCCTCTATCAATGACAAGATTGTGGAGCTCAAGGACCTGGTGGTGGGCACGGAGGCAAAG CTGAATAAATCTGCCGTCTTGCGCAAGGCCATCGACTACATCCGCTTCTTACAGCAGAGCAACCAGAAGCTCAAGCAGGAGAACCTGACCCTGCGAAGTGCTGCCCACAGAAGCC AATCACTGAAGGACGTGGTGTCGGCTTGTGGCAGTGGAGGAAACACAGATGTGGCCATGGAGGGTGTGAAATCAGAAGTGGAGACGTTGACCCCTCCACCCTCAGATGCCGGCTCGCCCTCCCAGAGTAGCCCCTTGTCCTTTGGCAGCAGAGGTAGCAGCAGTGGTGCCAGCGACTCAGAGCCTGACAGCCCAGTCTTCGATGACAGCCAG gTGAAAGCCCAGCAGCTGCACAGCCATGGTATGCTGGACCGCTCCCGCCTGGCCCTGTGTGCATTGGTCTTCCTGTGTCTGACCTGCAACCCCTTGGCCTCACTGTTTGGCTGGGGCATCCCCAGTCCCTCCGGTGCTGCTGGTGCGCATCACAGTTCTGGGCGCAGCATGCTGGAGGCCGAGAGCAGAG ATGGCTCTAACTGGACCCAGTGGTTGCTGCCACCCCTAGTCTGGCTGGCCAATGGACTACTGGTGTTGGCCTGCTTGGCTCTTGTCTTTGTCTATGGGGAACCTGTGACCCGGCCCCACAGTGGCCCAGCTGTTCACTTTTGGAGACATCGCAAACAAGCTGACCTGGACTTGGCCCGG GGAGACTTTGCCCAGGCTGCTCAGCAGCTGTGGCTGGCCCTGCAGGCCTTGGGACGGCCTCTGCCCACCTCAAACCTGGACCTGGCCTGCAGCCTACTTTGGAACCTCATCCGCCACCTGCTGCAGCGTCTCTGGGTGGGCCGCTGGCTGGCAGGCCAGGCTGGGGGCCTGTGGAGAGACTGTGGGCTGAGGATGGATGCTCGTGCCAGTGCCCGAGATGCAGCACTTGTCTACCATAAGCTGCATCAGCTGCATGCCATGG GGAAGTACACAGGAGGGCACCTTGCTGCTTCTAACCTGGCACTGAGTGCCCTGAACTTGGCCGAATGTGCAGGAGATGCTGTATCCATGGCAACACTGGCGGAGATCTATGTGGCTGCTGCCCTGAGGGTCAAGACCAGTCTCCCAAGAGCTTTGCACTTTTTGACA CGTTTCTTCCTGAGTAGTGCTCGCCAGGCCTGCCTGGCACAGAGTGGTTCAGTGCCTCTTGCCATGCAGTGGCTCTGCCACCCTGTAGGCCACCGTTTCTTCGTGGATGGGGACTGGGCTGTGCATGGTGCCCCACAGGAGAGCCTGTACAGCGTGGCTGGGAACCCAG TCGATCCGCTGGCTCAGGTGACCCGGTTATTCTGCGAACATCTCCTGGAGCGAGCACTGAGCTGTGTCGCACAGCCGAGCCCAGGAGCAGCTGATGGAGACAG ggaGTTTTCAGACGCACTTGGATACCTGCAGTTGCTGAACAGCTGTTCTGATGCTGTCGGGGCTCCTGCCTGCAGCTTTTCTGTCAGCTCCAGCATGGCTTCTACCACTG GCACAGACCCAGTGGCCAAGTGGTGGGCCTCCCTGACAGCAGTGGTGATCCACTGGCTGCGGCGGGATGAAGAGGCAGCTGAGCGCCTGTACCCACTGGTGGAGCACATGCCGCAAGTGCTGCAGGAGACTGA GAGACCCCTGCCCAGGGCAGCTCTGTACTCCTTCAAGGCTGCCCGGGCGCTGCTGGACCACAGAAAGGTGGAATCGggcccagccagcctggccatCTGTGAGAAGGCCAGTGGATACTTACGGGACAGCTTAGCCACTACACCATCTGGCAGCTCCATTGACAAG GCCATGCAGCTGCTCCTGTGTGATCTGCTGCTTGTGGCCCGCACCAGCCTGTGGCAGCGTCAGCAATCACCAGCCTCAGCCCAGGTGGCTCACAGTGCCAGCAACGGGCCCCAGGCTTCTGCGCTGGAGCTGCGTGGTTTCCAACAGGACCTGAGCAGCCTGAGGCGCTTGGCACAGAGCTTCCGGCCTGCTATGAGGAGG GTGTTTCTGCACGAGGCCACAGCTCGGCTGATGGCAGGGGCAAGTCCTGCACGGACACACCAGCTCCTGGATCGCAGTCTGCGGAGGCGGGCAGGCTCCAGTGGCAAAG GTGCTGCAGCTGAGCTGGAGCCTAGACCCACATGGCGGGAGCACACAGAGGCCTTGCTGCTGGCCTCCTGCTATCTGCCACCTGCCTTCCTATCGGCCCCCGGACAGCGTGTGAGCATGCTGGCTGAGGCCGCACGCACTGTAGAGAAGCTTGGTGACCACCGGCTACTGCTCGACTGCCAGCAGATGCTCTTGCGCCTGGGCGGCGGGACCACTGTCACTTCCAGCTAG
- the Srebf1 gene encoding sterol regulatory element-binding protein 1 isoform X2, protein MDCTFEDMLQLINNQDTDFPGLFDAPYAGGEAGDTEPTSPRASSPESLSSASLGSSLEAFLGEPKVTPTSLSSLPSATTDLKIYPSVPPFSPGPGVKEEPVPLTILQPPAAQPSPGTLLPPSFPPPALQLSPAPVLGYPSLPSGFSGTLPGNTQQPPSSLSLASAPGVSPVSLHTQVQSSASQQPLPASTAPRTTAVTSQIQQVPVVLQPHFIKADSLLLTAVKADAGPTMKTAGISTLAAGTAVQAGPLQTLVSGGTILATVPLVVDTDKLPIHRLAAGSKALGSAQSRGEKRTAHNAIEKRYRSSINDKIVELKDLVVGTEAKLNKSAVLRKAIDYIRFLQQSNQKLKQENLTLRSAAHRSQSLKDVVSACGSGGNTDVAMEGVKSEVETLTPPPSDAGSPSQSSPLSFGSRGSSSGASDSEPDSPVFDDSQVKAQQLHSHGMLDRSRLALCALVFLCLTCNPLASLFGWGIPSPSGAAGAHHSSGRSMLEAESRDGSNWTQWLLPPLVWLANGLLVLACLALVFVYGEPVTRPHSGPAVHFWRHRKQADLDLARGDFAQAAQQLWLALQALGRPLPTSNLDLACSLLWNLIRHLLQRLWVGRWLAGQAGGLWRDCGLRMDARASARDAALVYHKLHQLHAMGKYTGGHLAASNLALSALNLAECAGDAVSMATLAEIYVAAALRVKTSLPRALHFLTRFFLSSARQACLAQSGSVPLAMQWLCHPVGHRFFVDGDWAVHGAPQESLYSVAGNPVDPLAQVTRLFCEHLLERALSCVAQPSPGAADGDREFSDALGYLQLLNSCSDAVGAPACSFSVSSSMASTTGTDPVAKWWASLTAVVIHWLRRDEEAAERLYPLVEHMPQVLQETERPLPRAALYSFKAARALLDHRKVESGPASLAICEKASGYLRDSLATTPSGSSIDKAMQLLLCDLLLVARTSLWQRQQSPASAQVAHSASNGPQASALELRGFQQDLSSLRRLAQSFRPAMRRVFLHEATARLMAGASPARTHQLLDRSLRRRAGSSGKGAAAELEPRPTWREHTEALLLASCYLPPAFLSAPGQRVSMLAEAARTVEKLGDHRLLLDCQQMLLRLGGGTTVTSS, encoded by the exons ATGGATTGCACTTTTGAAG ACATGCTTCAGCTCATCAACAACCAAGACACTGACTTCCCTGGCCTGTTTGATGCCCCATATGCAGGGGGCGAGGCAGGAGACACAGAGCCCACCAGCCCCCGTGCCAGCTCTCCTGAAAGCTTGTCTTCTGCTTCTCTGGGCTCCTCTCTGGAAGCCTTCCTGGGGGAACCCAAGGTGACACCTACATCTTTGTCCTCTCTGCCGTCTGCGACCACTGACTTGAAGATATACCCGTCTGTGCCCCCCTTCTCCCCTGGGCCTGGAGTAAAAGAAGAGCCAGTGCCGCTCACCATCTTGCAGCCCCCAGCAGCACAGCCATCACCAGGGACCCTCCTGCCACCGAGCTTCCCTCCACCAGCCCTGCAGCTCAGCCCTGCTCCTGTGCTGGGCTACCCTAGCCTTCCTTCAGGCTTCTCAG GAACCCTTCCTGGAAACACCCAACAGCCACCATCTAGTCTGTCACTGGCCTCTGCACCAGGAGTCTCTCCCGTCTCCTTACACACCCAGGTCCAGAGCTCAGCCTCCCAGCAGCCGCTGCCAGCCTCCACAGCCCCCAGAACAACCGCTGTGACCTCACAGATCCAGCAGGTCCCA GTTGTGCTGCAGCCGCACTTCATCAAGGCAGATTCACTGCTGCTGACAGCTGTCAAAGCAGATGCAGGACCCACGATGAAGACAGCTGGCATCAGCACCCTGGCCGCTGGCACAGCTGTGCAGGCAGGCCCTTTGCAG ACCCTGGTGAGTGGTGGGACCATCCTGGCCACAGTACCGCTGGTTGTGGACACAGACAAACTGCCCATCCACCGACTGGCAGCCGGcagcaaggccctgggctcagctCAGAGCCGTGGTGAGAAGCGCACAGCCCACAATGCCATTGAGAAGCGCTACCGTTCCTCTATCAATGACAAGATTGTGGAGCTCAAGGACCTGGTGGTGGGCACGGAGGCAAAG CTGAATAAATCTGCCGTCTTGCGCAAGGCCATCGACTACATCCGCTTCTTACAGCAGAGCAACCAGAAGCTCAAGCAGGAGAACCTGACCCTGCGAAGTGCTGCCCACAGAAGCC AATCACTGAAGGACGTGGTGTCGGCTTGTGGCAGTGGAGGAAACACAGATGTGGCCATGGAGGGTGTGAAATCAGAAGTGGAGACGTTGACCCCTCCACCCTCAGATGCCGGCTCGCCCTCCCAGAGTAGCCCCTTGTCCTTTGGCAGCAGAGGTAGCAGCAGTGGTGCCAGCGACTCAGAGCCTGACAGCCCAGTCTTCGATGACAGCCAG gTGAAAGCCCAGCAGCTGCACAGCCATGGTATGCTGGACCGCTCCCGCCTGGCCCTGTGTGCATTGGTCTTCCTGTGTCTGACCTGCAACCCCTTGGCCTCACTGTTTGGCTGGGGCATCCCCAGTCCCTCCGGTGCTGCTGGTGCGCATCACAGTTCTGGGCGCAGCATGCTGGAGGCCGAGAGCAGAG ATGGCTCTAACTGGACCCAGTGGTTGCTGCCACCCCTAGTCTGGCTGGCCAATGGACTACTGGTGTTGGCCTGCTTGGCTCTTGTCTTTGTCTATGGGGAACCTGTGACCCGGCCCCACAGTGGCCCAGCTGTTCACTTTTGGAGACATCGCAAACAAGCTGACCTGGACTTGGCCCGG GGAGACTTTGCCCAGGCTGCTCAGCAGCTGTGGCTGGCCCTGCAGGCCTTGGGACGGCCTCTGCCCACCTCAAACCTGGACCTGGCCTGCAGCCTACTTTGGAACCTCATCCGCCACCTGCTGCAGCGTCTCTGGGTGGGCCGCTGGCTGGCAGGCCAGGCTGGGGGCCTGTGGAGAGACTGTGGGCTGAGGATGGATGCTCGTGCCAGTGCCCGAGATGCAGCACTTGTCTACCATAAGCTGCATCAGCTGCATGCCATGG GGAAGTACACAGGAGGGCACCTTGCTGCTTCTAACCTGGCACTGAGTGCCCTGAACTTGGCCGAATGTGCAGGAGATGCTGTATCCATGGCAACACTGGCGGAGATCTATGTGGCTGCTGCCCTGAGGGTCAAGACCAGTCTCCCAAGAGCTTTGCACTTTTTGACA CGTTTCTTCCTGAGTAGTGCTCGCCAGGCCTGCCTGGCACAGAGTGGTTCAGTGCCTCTTGCCATGCAGTGGCTCTGCCACCCTGTAGGCCACCGTTTCTTCGTGGATGGGGACTGGGCTGTGCATGGTGCCCCACAGGAGAGCCTGTACAGCGTGGCTGGGAACCCAG TCGATCCGCTGGCTCAGGTGACCCGGTTATTCTGCGAACATCTCCTGGAGCGAGCACTGAGCTGTGTCGCACAGCCGAGCCCAGGAGCAGCTGATGGAGACAG ggaGTTTTCAGACGCACTTGGATACCTGCAGTTGCTGAACAGCTGTTCTGATGCTGTCGGGGCTCCTGCCTGCAGCTTTTCTGTCAGCTCCAGCATGGCTTCTACCACTG GCACAGACCCAGTGGCCAAGTGGTGGGCCTCCCTGACAGCAGTGGTGATCCACTGGCTGCGGCGGGATGAAGAGGCAGCTGAGCGCCTGTACCCACTGGTGGAGCACATGCCGCAAGTGCTGCAGGAGACTGA GAGACCCCTGCCCAGGGCAGCTCTGTACTCCTTCAAGGCTGCCCGGGCGCTGCTGGACCACAGAAAGGTGGAATCGggcccagccagcctggccatCTGTGAGAAGGCCAGTGGATACTTACGGGACAGCTTAGCCACTACACCATCTGGCAGCTCCATTGACAAG GCCATGCAGCTGCTCCTGTGTGATCTGCTGCTTGTGGCCCGCACCAGCCTGTGGCAGCGTCAGCAATCACCAGCCTCAGCCCAGGTGGCTCACAGTGCCAGCAACGGGCCCCAGGCTTCTGCGCTGGAGCTGCGTGGTTTCCAACAGGACCTGAGCAGCCTGAGGCGCTTGGCACAGAGCTTCCGGCCTGCTATGAGGAGG GTGTTTCTGCACGAGGCCACAGCTCGGCTGATGGCAGGGGCAAGTCCTGCACGGACACACCAGCTCCTGGATCGCAGTCTGCGGAGGCGGGCAGGCTCCAGTGGCAAAG GTGCTGCAGCTGAGCTGGAGCCTAGACCCACATGGCGGGAGCACACAGAGGCCTTGCTGCTGGCCTCCTGCTATCTGCCACCTGCCTTCCTATCGGCCCCCGGACAGCGTGTGAGCATGCTGGCTGAGGCCGCACGCACTGTAGAGAAGCTTGGTGACCACCGGCTACTGCTCGACTGCCAGCAGATGCTCTTGCGCCTGGGCGGCGGGACCACTGTCACTTCCAGCTAG